GCACCAACTCCGTCGATCACCAGGCCCGCATCTGCCATTCGACCACCGTCGCCGGCGTCGCCAATACCTGGGGCTACGGCGCGATGACCAACTCCTACAACGACATCCGAAACTCGAAGACCGTCATCTTCATGGGATCGAATGCCGCCGAAGCGCATCCGGTGTCCCTGCAGCACATCCTCTCCGGCAAGGAGCTCAACCGCGCCAACGTGTTCGTGCTCGACCCGCGCTTCACCCGCACCGCCGCCCACGCCACCGAATATGTCAGGTTCCGCAGCGGCACCGACATCGCGGTGATCTGGGGCATGCTGCACCACATCTTCAACAACGGCTGGGAAGACAAGCAGTTCATCGCGCAGCGCGTCTACGGCATGGACCAGATCCGCGCCGAAGTCGCGAAGTGGACGCCGGAAGAGGTCGAGCGCGTGACCGGCATTCCCGGCGATGAGCTGAAGAAGGTCGCCGAGACCTTCGCCAAGCAGCGGCCCTCGACCTTCATCTGGTGCATGGGCGGCACCCAGCACACCGTCGGCACCGCCAACGTCCGCGCCTATTGCGACCTGTTGCTGGCGACCGGCAATGTCGGCGTGTTCGGCGGCGGCGCCAACATCTTCCGCGGCCATTGCAACGTGCAGGGCGCGACCGATCTCGGTCTCGATATCACGACGCTGCCGCTCTATTACGGCCTGGTCGAGGGCGCCTGGAAGCACTGGGCGCGGGTCTGGGAAGTCGGGTACGATTACCTGCAGTCGCGCTTCGACGAAGTGCCGGCCAAGGCGGGCCGTCCGGCCCGCACCCGCAAGCAGAACATGGAGCTGCCGGGCATCCCGTCGACCCGCTGGTTCGATGCGACGCTCGCCAATCCCGACGACGTCGACCAGCGCGACAGCCTGAAGGCCATGATCATCATGGGGCATGGCGGCAATACCGTGCCGCGCATGACCGAAATGGTGAAGGGCCTCGAGAAGCTCGAACTGCTTGTGGTCGCCGATCCGCATCCCACCACCTTCGCCGCGATCTCCGAGCGCAAGAACGGCACCTATCTGCTGCCGGCCTGCACCCAGTTCGAGACCTCGGGCTCACGCACGGCTTCCAACCGTTCGCTGCAGTGGGGCGAGCAGATCGTCAAGCCGATCTTCGAATCGAAGGACGATTACGAGATCATCTACCGGCTTTCGGTGAAGCTCGGCTTTGCCGACGCGATGTTCAAGAACATCAAGGTCGAGAACAATCGCCCCGTTCCGGAGGACCTGCTGCGCGAAATCAACCGCGGCGGATTCTCGACCGGCTATTCCGGCCAGTCGCCGGAGCGGCTGAAAACGCATATGAAGAACCAGGGCAAGTTCGACCTGGTGACCTTGCGCGCCAAGACCGACGAGCCCGAGATCGGCGGCGACTATTACGGCCTGCCGTGGCCGTGCTGGGGTACGCCCGCGATCAAGCATCCCGGCACGCACACCCTCTACAACACCAACCTTCACGCCAAGGACGGCGGCGGCACGTTCCGCGCGCGGTTCGGCGTGGTGTATGACGAGAAGCAGCCGGACGGTTCGGTGAAGAAGGTCAATCTGCTGGCAGAGGGCTCCTACAGCAAGGGTTCGGAGCTGACCGACGGTTATCCCGAATTCACCTATGGCGTGCTCAAGAAGCTCGGCTGGGACAAGGACCTCACCGAGGCCGAACTCGCCACCATCAACAAAATCGGCGGCAACAATCCCGACGGCGTCGGCTGGGCGGTCGATTTGTCGGGCGGCATCATTCGCGTCACGCTGGAGCATGGCGTGATGGCCTATGGCAACGGCAAGGCCCGCGCGGTGGCGTGGAACCTGCCCGATCCGGTGCCGGTGCATCGCGAACCGATCTACACCCCGCGTCCCGAACTGGTCGCCAAATATCCGACGCGCCCGGACGGCCGCCAGTTCCGCGTCGCCAATCTCGGCTTCTCGATTCAGAAGGCCGCGGTGGACAAGGGTCTTGCCAAGCAATTCCCGATCATCCTGACCTCGGGACGTCTGGTCGAATACGAAGGCGGCGGCGAGGAAACCCGGTCGAACAAATGGCTCGCCGAATTGCAGCAGGACATGTTCGTCGAGGTCAACACGGCGGACGCCGCCGATCGCGGCATCAAGGACGGCGGTTGGGTCTGGGTCTTCGGCCCGGAAAACAGCTCGAAGGCGCGGGTCAAGGCGCTGGTCACCGACCGTGTCGGCAAGGGCGTGGCGTTCATGCCGTTCCACTTCTCCGGCTGGTTCCAGGGCGTCGACCAGCGCGGCAAGTATCCGAATGGCAACGATCCGATCGTGCTCGGCGAAAGCGTGAACACGATCACGACCTACGGCTACGATCCGGTCACCGGCATGCACGAGGGCAAGGTGACCCTGTGCCAGATTCAATCGGCGTGAGAGGAGAATAAATCATGGCTCGCGTCAAATTTCTTTGTGATGCCGACCGTTGCATCGAGTGCAACGCCTGCGTGACGGCCTGCAAGAACGAACATGAGGTGCCGTGGGGCATCAATCGCCGCCGCGTCGTCACCATCAATGACGGCAAGCCCGGCGAACGCTCGGTGTCGATGGCCTGCATGCATTGCACCGATGCGCCCTGCGCCGCGGTCTGCCCGGTGTCGTGCTTCTACACCACCGCCGACGGCGTGGTGCTGCACTCCAAGGATCTCTGCATCGGCTGCGGCTACTGCTTCTACGCCTGTCCGTTCGGCGCGCCGCAATACCCGAAGGTCGGAAATTTCGGATCGCGCGGCAAGATGGACAAGTGCACCTATTGCGCCGGCGGACCGGAGGCGGACTCGACGCCGGCCGAATACGCCAAATACGGCGCCAACCGTCTCGCCGAAGGCAAGCTGCCGATTTGCGCCGAGATGTGCTCGACCAAGGCGCTGCTTGCCGGCGACGGCGCGATCATCGCCGAAATCTACAAGGAACGCGTGATGAAGCGCGGTTACGGCTCGGGCATGTGGGGCTGGAAGACCGCCTACGCCGATTCGCCGACCGGCTGATGCCAATTGGCGCCGCCCCCTCTCAGTGGCGGCGCTCGCGTAACCCGAACAACCGAAAGGCGTTGTGCAAATGCCAGGCTCACTTTCAACTCTCAAAGCCCTCTGTGCCGCGTTCGCGCTGCTGATAGTGTTCGCGGCGCAGCCCGCCGCGGCGCAGTTGTCCTTCAAGCCCACCGCCGAGGCCGTCCACGAAGACAAGCTCCTGAACGCTCTGAAGGAGGGCGACAAGATCACCGGCCGGATCACCATTCCGGATGCGATGGCCGCCAACCTGATCCAGCCCGCCGGACGCGACTGGCGCGATTTCCACCGCAGCAAGCTGCCAATCATCGGCGGCGTCGCCATCGTCGGGATGCTGGCCGTGCTGGTGATCTTCATGATGGTGCGCGGCAAGATTCGCATCGACCATGGTTTCTCGGGAACGACGATCCTGCGCTTCGCCAGTTTCGAACGTTTCACCCATTGGCTGACGGCGAGCTGCTTCATCATTCTGGCGCTGTCGGGCCTCAACGTCAGTTTCGGCCGCATGCTCATCCTGCCGCTGTTCGGCGCGGACGCTTTCGCGGCCATGTCGGCCTACGCCAAACTGGCCCATAACTACCTGGCGTTCCCGTTCATGATCGGCGTCGCAATCATGTTCCTGATCTGGATCAAGGATAATATCCCCGGCAAGGTCGACCTGGAGTGGATGAAGCAGGGCGGCGGCCTCCTGACCAAAGGTCGACACCCTCCTTCCGAGCGCTTCAACGCCGGCCAGAAGGGCATCTTCTGGATCGTGGTCATCGGCGGCGCGCTGATGTCGGTGTCCGGCTGGTTCCTGCTGTTTCCCTATCTTCCGGCCAACGTCACGGCGCTGCAGTTCTGGACCGTGATCCATGCCGTGATCGCCATGCTGTTCATCGCCGTCATGATGGCTCACATCTACATCGGCTCGATCGGGATGGAAGGCGCGTTCGATGCGATGGGAACCGGCGAGGTCGATCTCAACTGGGCCAAGGAGCATCACTCGCTCTGGGTCGAGGAAGAGCAGGCCAAGGGCCGCGCGGGAACCGCCCCGTCAGCCGTGCCGGCTGAATGAGCCGGCCCGGTCAAATTCAATGCTTTAGGCAGTTCTTGGGGTAAGTGTCATGAAAGTCTTTCTTACGGCCTTGGTGTTCGCGGCGGTCGTCGCCGTCGGGATGGCGGCATTTCTCAGCGGCGTCCAGCAGCCGAGCTCCGTCGCCTTCACGACCAGCGGCGCGAGGGTCGGCGATCCCGGCCACAACCTGGTCGGGCCGGGTTGATTAAGTCCATTGAGCCCGCCAGACGCCGCGCCGGCGTGGCCGGTCGAAATCCGGCTCGCCAAGGACCGCCGAACCCTGCATGTCACCTTTGACGACGGCCAGTCGTTCGACCTTCCAGCCGAACTGCTCCGCGTCACCAGCCCGTCCGCCGAAGTGCAGGGTCATTCCGAAGCCGAACGCAAGACGGTCGGCGGCAAGCGCAACGTGACGATCCTCTCCGTCGATGCCGTCGGCAATTACGCGGTCAGACTGGGGTTCGACGATATGCATTCGACCGGCATCTACTCCTGGGCTTTTCTGCGCGATCTCGGTGCCAACGCCGAGCGGCGCTTTCAGGACTACCTCGACGATCTCCAGGCCAAGGGCCTCGACCGCGACCGGCCGGGCATGCGCTAGAGACGGGCGTGACGCCCGCTTCCGTTGCGCGCCCGCGCGTTATCACTAAGCTCGATCCGCCTGAACGGACTGATATTGCGAATGTTCCGCCCTCGCCCGCAATGCCGTTTCGCGTCCCTCGCCTGCGCTGCCTTGCTGGCCCTGGTGCCGCTGGTGGCGACGAAGGCCTTCGCGCAGTTGCGCGGCCATGGCGGGGCGGTGCGGGCGCTGGCGATTTCGCCTGACGGACAGACCGCCGTTACCGGCAGCTTCGATTCGACCGCGATCCGCTGGTCGCTGACGCGCAATGCGGCCGACCAGGTGCTGCGTTTCCATGCCGACGCCGTCAACGCCGTGGTGCTGCTCCGGGATGGGCGCGCGGCGACCGGGGGCGCCGACGGCCGTATCGCGATCTGGACTCCCGGCAAGACCGAGCCCGACGCCGTGCTGGAAGGCCATAGCGCACCGATCGCGTCGCTGGCGGCTTCGCCGGACGAAACCATGCTGGCCTCGGCGTCATGGGATCAGACCGTGCGGCTGTGGCCGCTCACCGGCGGCGCGGCGCGCGTGCTGGAAGGGCATGCCCAGAACGTCAACGGCGTGGCGTTTGCCCCGGACGGCCGCACGCTGGTCAGCGTCGGCTACGATCAGAGCGTCCGGATCTGGCCGCTGTCGGGTCCGGCCGCGCCCACCGTGGTCGCGATGCCGAGCCCGCTCAACGCCGTTGCCATCGGCGGCGACGGCGAGATCGCGGCCGGCGGCGCCGATGGCAGGGTCTATTTCCTGACCGGCAATGGCGCGCGTGCCGGCGCAGCCGCCGCCGGTCCGCGGCCGGTGATCTCGCTTGCGATCTCGCCGGATGGCGCGCTGCTGGCCGCAGCCGGTATCGGCGGATCGGTGGCGATGATCGATCGCAAGACGCGCGAGCTGGCGCGCACACTGGTCGGCCCGGGACTGCCGGTCTGGTCGGTGGCGTTTCTGCCCGACAGCCGCACCTTGCTGACCGGCGGCGCCGACAACATCGTCCGGCGCTGGAACGCGGCAACGGGAGAGCCGGTCGATTCGCTTCTGGTGGAGGCGGCGGGCGATCCGCTCGCCGCCTATGCCGGCGACCGTGGCGCCGAGATCTTCCGCGCCTGCGTCGCCTGCCATACGCTCGGCGCCGAGCAGGCCAACCGCGCCGGCCCGACCTTGGCCGGCCTGTTCGGCCGACGGATCGCCACCACGCCGGGCTATCATTTTTCCGAAGCCCTCAAACGCCTCGATATCGTCTGGACCCCGGAGACAGTCGCGAAGTTGTTCGAGGTCGGGCCTGCGGCCTATACGCCGGGAACCAAGATGCCCGAGCAGCGCATCGGCTCGGAAGCAGACCGCGCAGCGCTGGTGCAATTCCTCGAGCGCGCGACCAGGAAGTAGCCCATTCGCTCTAGCCCGGCGCCGGCCCGACCATCACATCGATCGCGCCCTTCACGATCGCCTCGAGCTGCTTGCGCGGCACACGCGCCCGCGCCCGGATCGCGATGGTGTGGATGGTCGCGGAGGCGATCTGCGCCAGCGCTTGCGGATCGGCTGACGGCGGCAGCTCGCCTTTGTCCCTGGCGAGGCGGAAGCAGGCGGCGAACGACTTGTCGAGTTCGGCAAATCCTTCCAGCACCATGGCGCGGATATCGGGATCGGACACCGCCTCCGACGCCGCGGTCATGACAGTGAAACAGCCGCGCGGTCCGCTATCGCCGGAAAGATAGATGTCGAGCGCCACCGCAAAGATGCGCTCCAGCCTTTTACGGATCGGCAATTCGTCCTTGAAGATATCGATCATCGCCGCGCGGGCGTCGGCGCGGTAGCGCTGGTAGCTCTTGATGTAGAGCTCGCGCTTGTCGCCGAACGCGCCATAGAGGCTCGGCCGGTTCATGCCGGTGGCAGCACTGAGGTCGTCGAGCGAAGTGGCGGCGAAACCGTCCTTGCGAAACAGGTCGAGCGCCTTGCCGAGCGCCACTTCGGGCTGGTAGGCGCGCGGCCGGCCGCGCCGCTTCGGCGCAACCGCCTCCGATGTGGCGGACGGCGGCGGCTTTGTATTTTTTTGTACCATTTCGCAAGAAATTCCTTGACCCGGTTTATATTATGCGGAACAGTATAAAAATCAACCCCGGTTCGGGAAGCTGGACCGATGCCAAGGAGGCACCCCATGGACCTGTATTTCTCGCCGCTGGCCTGCTCGCTGGCTACCCGCATCGCGCTGTACGAAGCCGGCGCCGAGGCCAATTATCTCGAGGTCGATCCGAAGACCAAGATCGTGCAGAACGACGGCTCCGATTTCCGGCAGGTCAACCCGCTCGGACTGGTGCCGACGCTGCGCACCGATGACGGGCTGGTGCTGACCGAGAACGCGGCCATCCTGCAATATGTCGCGGACCGCTTTCCGCAGGCCGGCATCTCGACCGGTCCCGGCATCGACCGCAGCCGGCTGCATCAATGGCTCTGCTTCATCGGCACCGAACTGCACAAGGGCCTGTTCGTGCCGTTGCTCGACAAGACCGCGCCGCCCGAGATGAAGACCCACGTGCTCGGCAAGGGCCTGTCGCGGCTCGACTATCTCGACAACTATCTGAAGGGCCGCGAATTCCTGCTCGACCATTTCAGCGTCGCCGACGCCTATCTGGTCACGATCATCAACTGGACCATGGCGACGCCGCCGATCGAGCTTTCGAAATGGCCGAACGTGAAGTCCTATTACGAGCGGCTGCGCGCGCGCCCGAGCATCGCACGCGCGGTCGCCGAGGAGTTCACGCTGTATCAGGCCGAACTCGCCCGCCACAAGGCGGCGGCGTAACCGGACGATGCGGTCTGACGCCCGCGACCACGCGGGCGTCACTCCGGTCTGGCCAGCAGCCGCGCTGTCAGGTTGGCCATCGTCTGTCCAAAGATCCTGGAATCGCCCAGCGCCCGCGCCAGCACCAGCGCGCCCTGAATAGTGACCAGCGCATCCGTCGATCGCTGCCGCGCCACCCGCGCGCTCAAGCCCGAACGCCCAAGCACGCGCGCCAGCGCATCGTGCCACCGGCTGAAATAGCCCTGCACCTGAACCGCGAACATGTCCCGCGACGCCCCGAGGGCAATGACGCCGACCAGGCAGACGCGTTGACCGGAGCGGAAATAGCTGTCGACAGCCCCTATCATGGTGGCAACGGCGCGGGCGGGATCGTCGGACTCGCGCAGCGGTGCGAAGATATTGACCTCGAACCAGCGATCGATCTCGGCCAGCACTTCGGCGGCCATCTGCGCCTTCCCGCCCGGAAAGAAATGATAGAGACTGCCCTTGCCGAGGCCGGTGGCTTCGCCGAGCAGCGCCAGCGTCGCGCCTTCGTAACCGTGCGCGCGAAACACCTCCGCCAGCAGCGGCAGCAGATCGGCGCGCTCGGAAACCGGTTTTGCCATTGGCCGGGTCAGAACGGACTCTCGCTCAATCCGGCGACATCGGCCGGGCGCGGTCCCGGCGCGGTCCACAGAAAGCGCCGGTCCTGTTCGGCAATCGGGTGATCGTTGATGCTGGCCTCGCGCCGCCGCATCAGGCCCTTGTCGTCGAACTCCCATTGCTCGTTGCCGTAGGAGCGGTGCCACTGCCCGGCATCGTCATGCCATTCGTACTGGAAACGCACCGCGATGCGATTTCGATCGAACGCCCAGAGATCCTTGATCAGGCGATACTCACGCTCCTTCGCCCATTTGCGCGTGAGAAATGCAACGATCGCCGGGCGGCCCTGAAGGAATTCCGCACGATTGCGCCACACGCTGTCCTCGGTATAGGCCAGCGCCACGCGCTCGGGGTCGCGGGAATTCCAGGCATCCTCCGCCATGCGGGCCTTCTGGGCGGCGGTCTCCTGCGTGAACGGCGGCAACGGCGGACGCGACATCGGGGCATCTCCAGCTCTGAATACGAGCCGGAACTGTACCGATCGGTACAGAGGAGTCAAGCGTGGGTGAGAGTCAGGTTTCGATCAGATCGGCCTTCATCAGGGCCCGCAGCGCTTTCGGGATCGGCTTCGCCCTGCCCTCGCTGATGAAGGCGACGCGCACCTCCGCCTTGACCAGCACGTGCTCGCCGCGGCGCACCTCCTGCGCCAGCGTGATCGAGGCGCCCTTCACCGCGACCGGCCAGGTCACGACGTCGAGCACGTCATCCATCCGCGCGGGCCTCAGATAATCGATCTGCATCGAACGCACCACGAAGGCGAAGCCCGGCGTTTCGGCTTGCGCTTCCGCAAACAGCGCGTGCTGCTCGGCGCCCATCAACCGCAGATGATTGGTGCGTCCGCGCTCCATGAAGCGCAGGTAATTGGCGTGATAGACGATGCCGGAAAAATCCGTGTCCTCGTAATAGACGCGGATCTGCATGTGATGGCGGCCGTCGCGTATCTCGCCGTCAAGGGAGGTCATCGGCGCTACTCCGGGAATTTGGTGGCAAGCGACAGCGCTTGAGCCGCAGCCAGCAGACGCTTGTCGCGCGTCCAGACGCTCGTTTCCGGCGTGAGCGCGGCAGCGGCGAGCAAATGTGCATCGACATATCCGATACCCGATCCGGGCAGCTTTCGATCGGAAATGAATTTCAAGACTTCCTCGGCGCTCGCCACGATTGCTCTTGGAAGAACGTTCAAATCATCGAGCATCTCGGCGATCCTGGGCACGTGTCCCAGTAACAATTCCCCAACGATGAACGGATGTATGACGATATCGCCACGCTCAAGCAGCTCGGATAATTGAAAATCCCCACGACGAAAATGATCTATCCAGATCGACGTATCGGCAAGTACCATCACTTGAAGCGTCGACGCGGCGGAGCCTTTGCTTCCGGTTGCGTCCCTCCCATGCGGGCGAGCCGCCGCGCAGCTTCGCGCTCGACAAACGCCTTCAAGGCTTCCCTGATGACCGCTGATTTCTCGGTGACTCCAGCAAATTCCTGCGCCTTGGCGAACAATTCGTCATCAATCGCGATGGTGGTTCTCATGTGATCGGCTCCTTGCGCATCAGATATATCATCATTTGATGCGCATTTCTATGCCTGAAGCAGCCGGCGGGAGCGTTCCGCGAGTCAGGAAACGGCTGGAGCCGAGCCGCCGAGCGTCACCAGCGCGATTTCCGGCGGGACGCCGATGCGGAACGGCATGATGCTGCAGCCGAGGCCGCCGGAGACGACGACGTCGCATTGGGTCCGGGTGTGGCCATAGGCGAACCTCTTGCCGTAATGCGACGGTATCACCGGCGACCAGCCGAACAGGCGCACCTGGCCGCCATGGGTATGGCCCGAGAGCTGCAGCGCGACCCGCGCCGGGACCCGTACCGCAACGTCGGGTTCATGGGCCAGCAGGATGACCGGCGCGGCGTCGGTCACCTTGCCAAGCGTCGCGGCGAGATCATCGACGCCGATGCGCTTGACCGGCCTGAACCGGCGCGCCGGAAGGTACGCCAGTTGATCGCCGAGCCCGGCCAGCCAGAACGGCCGGCCGGCCTTGGTCAGCCGCACCACATCGTTTTCGTAAACCGGAAGGCCGGCGGCTTCGAGCGCGCGGCGGGCCATGGTCACCCCCTGGCCCTCGCGCTGCACCGTCCTGTCGTCCCACCAGTCGTGGTTACCGAGGACCGCATGGACGCCGAGCGGCGCCTTCAATCCGCCGAGCACCGGCGCCCATTCGCCGGCCGGAATGGTGCGCGTCACATGGCGATGTCCGGCGACGTAGTCGCCGAGCAGCACGATGACATCGGCGCGCAGCGCATTGGTGCGTTCCACGATCGCCTCGATGCGCGCCAGCGACATCCAGGGATCGCAGGCGTGGAGGTCGGTGATGACGGCGATCCTGAGCCGGAAATCGGCGGGCCATTGCGGCGGCGTTATATTGTAGCGCGCGACGCGAAGCCGCAGCGCGGGCTCGCCAAATCCATAGGCGACGGTGGATACGCCGGTAGCGCCGAGCCCGGCCAGAAAGCGCAGGAAATGACGTCGGGAAATCATGAGGCTCAACCGTGATGCACCGTCATGCTGGTGGCGCATTGCAGCCGAATTCGGGTCCGTTTGTGCAGATCGTCAGCAGATAACCAGTGGCGCGTATCAGTCGTCGCCGTCGGGGCTGCCGAACAATCCGAACTGCGCCGGATCGCGCGCGGGCTCGGCGAGGCCGAGATGTTTGAAAGCGTGCGAAGTCAACAGCCGGCCGCGCGGGGTGCGCTGCAGGTAGCCGCACTGGATCAGGAACGGCTCGATGATGTCCTCGATGGCGTCGCGCGGTTCCGACAGCGCCGCCGCCATGGTTTCGACGCCGACCGGCCCGCCGCCGTAATTCATCGCGATGGTGGTGAGATAACGCCGGTCCATCGCATCGAGGCCGGCGGCATCGACTTCGAGCGCGCTCAGCGCGTTGTCGGCGATGCTGCGGTCGATCGACGCGGCGTCGGCGGCGGAGGCGAAATCGCGCACCCGGCGCAGCAGCCGTCCGGCGATGCGCGGGGTGCCGCGGGCGCGCCGCGCGATCTCGTTGGCGCCGTCGGGCGTCATGCCGATCTTGAGCACGCGGGCGCCGCGGGTGACGATCTTCTCCAGTTCTTCCAC
The sequence above is drawn from the Bradyrhizobium sediminis genome and encodes:
- the ybgC gene encoding tol-pal system-associated acyl-CoA thioesterase, which translates into the protein MTSLDGEIRDGRHHMQIRVYYEDTDFSGIVYHANYLRFMERGRTNHLRLMGAEQHALFAEAQAETPGFAFVVRSMQIDYLRPARMDDVLDVVTWPVAVKGASITLAQEVRRGEHVLVKAEVRVAFISEGRAKPIPKALRALMKADLIET
- a CDS encoding type II toxin-antitoxin system VapB family antitoxin, translated to MRTTIAIDDELFAKAQEFAGVTEKSAVIREALKAFVEREAARRLARMGGTQPEAKAPPRRRFK
- a CDS encoding gamma-butyrobetaine hydroxylase-like domain-containing protein — protein: MSPPDAAPAWPVEIRLAKDRRTLHVTFDDGQSFDLPAELLRVTSPSAEVQGHSEAERKTVGGKRNVTILSVDAVGNYAVRLGFDDMHSTGIYSWAFLRDLGANAERRFQDYLDDLQAKGLDRDRPGMR
- a CDS encoding c-type cytochrome encodes the protein MFRPRPQCRFASLACAALLALVPLVATKAFAQLRGHGGAVRALAISPDGQTAVTGSFDSTAIRWSLTRNAADQVLRFHADAVNAVVLLRDGRAATGGADGRIAIWTPGKTEPDAVLEGHSAPIASLAASPDETMLASASWDQTVRLWPLTGGAARVLEGHAQNVNGVAFAPDGRTLVSVGYDQSVRIWPLSGPAAPTVVAMPSPLNAVAIGGDGEIAAGGADGRVYFLTGNGARAGAAAAGPRPVISLAISPDGALLAAAGIGGSVAMIDRKTRELARTLVGPGLPVWSVAFLPDSRTLLTGGADNIVRRWNAATGEPVDSLLVEAAGDPLAAYAGDRGAEIFRACVACHTLGAEQANRAGPTLAGLFGRRIATTPGYHFSEALKRLDIVWTPETVAKLFEVGPAAYTPGTKMPEQRIGSEADRAALVQFLERATRK
- a CDS encoding formate dehydrogenase subunit gamma — protein: MPGSLSTLKALCAAFALLIVFAAQPAAAQLSFKPTAEAVHEDKLLNALKEGDKITGRITIPDAMAANLIQPAGRDWRDFHRSKLPIIGGVAIVGMLAVLVIFMMVRGKIRIDHGFSGTTILRFASFERFTHWLTASCFIILALSGLNVSFGRMLILPLFGADAFAAMSAYAKLAHNYLAFPFMIGVAIMFLIWIKDNIPGKVDLEWMKQGGGLLTKGRHPPSERFNAGQKGIFWIVVIGGALMSVSGWFLLFPYLPANVTALQFWTVIHAVIAMLFIAVMMAHIYIGSIGMEGAFDAMGTGEVDLNWAKEHHSLWVEEEQAKGRAGTAPSAVPAE
- a CDS encoding formate dehydrogenase subunit alpha; translated protein: MLIKRRDGSANRARLQGVAAGLASGVLDRRTFLRRSGLAAGAGAAIGLIPLGSVRKAQAGPQIMGAPTELKKNICTHCSVGCTVIAEVQNGVWVGQEPAWDSPINRGSHCAKGAAVRELVHGDRRLKYPMKLVNGEWQKVSWDLAINEIGDKMMEIRAKSGADSVYLLGSAKFSNEGAYLYRKFAAFWGTNSVDHQARICHSTTVAGVANTWGYGAMTNSYNDIRNSKTVIFMGSNAAEAHPVSLQHILSGKELNRANVFVLDPRFTRTAAHATEYVRFRSGTDIAVIWGMLHHIFNNGWEDKQFIAQRVYGMDQIRAEVAKWTPEEVERVTGIPGDELKKVAETFAKQRPSTFIWCMGGTQHTVGTANVRAYCDLLLATGNVGVFGGGANIFRGHCNVQGATDLGLDITTLPLYYGLVEGAWKHWARVWEVGYDYLQSRFDEVPAKAGRPARTRKQNMELPGIPSTRWFDATLANPDDVDQRDSLKAMIIMGHGGNTVPRMTEMVKGLEKLELLVVADPHPTTFAAISERKNGTYLLPACTQFETSGSRTASNRSLQWGEQIVKPIFESKDDYEIIYRLSVKLGFADAMFKNIKVENNRPVPEDLLREINRGGFSTGYSGQSPERLKTHMKNQGKFDLVTLRAKTDEPEIGGDYYGLPWPCWGTPAIKHPGTHTLYNTNLHAKDGGGTFRARFGVVYDEKQPDGSVKKVNLLAEGSYSKGSELTDGYPEFTYGVLKKLGWDKDLTEAELATINKIGGNNPDGVGWAVDLSGGIIRVTLEHGVMAYGNGKARAVAWNLPDPVPVHREPIYTPRPELVAKYPTRPDGRQFRVANLGFSIQKAAVDKGLAKQFPIILTSGRLVEYEGGGEETRSNKWLAELQQDMFVEVNTADAADRGIKDGGWVWVFGPENSSKARVKALVTDRVGKGVAFMPFHFSGWFQGVDQRGKYPNGNDPIVLGESVNTITTYGYDPVTGMHEGKVTLCQIQSA
- the fdh3B gene encoding formate dehydrogenase FDH3 subunit beta translates to MARVKFLCDADRCIECNACVTACKNEHEVPWGINRRRVVTINDGKPGERSVSMACMHCTDAPCAAVCPVSCFYTTADGVVLHSKDLCIGCGYCFYACPFGAPQYPKVGNFGSRGKMDKCTYCAGGPEADSTPAEYAKYGANRLAEGKLPICAEMCSTKALLAGDGAIIAEIYKERVMKRGYGSGMWGWKTAYADSPTG
- a CDS encoding TetR/AcrR family transcriptional regulator translates to MVQKNTKPPPSATSEAVAPKRRGRPRAYQPEVALGKALDLFRKDGFAATSLDDLSAATGMNRPSLYGAFGDKRELYIKSYQRYRADARAAMIDIFKDELPIRKRLERIFAVALDIYLSGDSGPRGCFTVMTAASEAVSDPDIRAMVLEGFAELDKSFAACFRLARDKGELPPSADPQALAQIASATIHTIAIRARARVPRKQLEAIVKGAIDVMVGPAPG
- a CDS encoding glutathione binding-like protein; this encodes MDLYFSPLACSLATRIALYEAGAEANYLEVDPKTKIVQNDGSDFRQVNPLGLVPTLRTDDGLVLTENAAILQYVADRFPQAGISTGPGIDRSRLHQWLCFIGTELHKGLFVPLLDKTAPPEMKTHVLGKGLSRLDYLDNYLKGREFLLDHFSVADAYLVTIINWTMATPPIELSKWPNVKSYYERLRARPSIARAVAEEFTLYQAELARHKAAA
- a CDS encoding metallophosphoesterase → MISRRHFLRFLAGLGATGVSTVAYGFGEPALRLRVARYNITPPQWPADFRLRIAVITDLHACDPWMSLARIEAIVERTNALRADVIVLLGDYVAGHRHVTRTIPAGEWAPVLGGLKAPLGVHAVLGNHDWWDDRTVQREGQGVTMARRALEAAGLPVYENDVVRLTKAGRPFWLAGLGDQLAYLPARRFRPVKRIGVDDLAATLGKVTDAAPVILLAHEPDVAVRVPARVALQLSGHTHGGQVRLFGWSPVIPSHYGKRFAYGHTRTQCDVVVSGGLGCSIMPFRIGVPPEIALVTLGGSAPAVS
- a CDS encoding TetR/AcrR family transcriptional regulator produces the protein MAKPVSERADLLPLLAEVFRAHGYEGATLALLGEATGLGKGSLYHFFPGGKAQMAAEVLAEIDRWFEVNIFAPLRESDDPARAVATMIGAVDSYFRSGQRVCLVGVIALGASRDMFAVQVQGYFSRWHDALARVLGRSGLSARVARQRSTDALVTIQGALVLARALGDSRIFGQTMANLTARLLARPE
- a CDS encoding type II toxin-antitoxin system VapC family toxin — translated: MVLADTSIWIDHFRRGDFQLSELLERGDIVIHPFIVGELLLGHVPRIAEMLDDLNVLPRAIVASAEEVLKFISDRKLPGSGIGYVDAHLLAAAALTPETSVWTRDKRLLAAAQALSLATKFPE
- a CDS encoding nuclear transport factor 2 family protein, whose amino-acid sequence is MSRPPLPPFTQETAAQKARMAEDAWNSRDPERVALAYTEDSVWRNRAEFLQGRPAIVAFLTRKWAKEREYRLIKDLWAFDRNRIAVRFQYEWHDDAGQWHRSYGNEQWEFDDKGLMRRREASINDHPIAEQDRRFLWTAPGPRPADVAGLSESPF